A genomic region of Papaver somniferum cultivar HN1 chromosome 7, ASM357369v1, whole genome shotgun sequence contains the following coding sequences:
- the LOC113299373 gene encoding serine acetyltransferase 5-like: MMPGGELLYPSPQHQPATPPQQPHSTIITTATSELLEDETWVWSQIKAEARRDAESEPALASYLYSTILSHSSLERSLSFHLGNKLCSSTLLSTLLYDLFLNSFSTDPDLRSATVADLRAVRARDPACVSYSHCLLNYKGFLACQAHRIAHKLWIESRRPLALALHSRIADVFSVDIHPAAKIGKGILFDHATGVVVGETAVIGNNVSILHHVTLGGTGKSGGDRHPKISDGVLIGAGATILGNIKIGEGAKIGAGSVVLIDVPARTTAVGNPARLVGGKEKPSMHEDVPGESMDHTSFISEWSDYII, from the coding sequence ATGATGCCAGGAGGTGAACTTCTTTATCCTTCACCGCAACATCAACCGGCAACACCACCGCAGCAACCACATTCTACAATAATCACAACAGCAACATCAGAATTACTAGAAGATGAAACATGGGTTTGGTCTCAAATCAAAGCAGAAGCACGTCGTGATGCAGAATCAGAACCTGCTTTAGCATCATACTTGTACTCAACCATCCTCTCACACTCTTCTCTTGAGAGATCATTGTCGTTTCATCTAGGTAACAAACTCTGTTCTTCAACCTTGTTATCAACGCTTCTGTATGATTTGTTCTTGAACTCGTTCTCGACGGATCCCGATTTACGTTCTGCAACTGTGGCCGATTTAAGAGCAGTCCGAGCTCGTGACCCAGCTTGTGTGTCATACTCACATTGTTTATTGAATTACAAAGGATTTTTAGCATGCCAAGCACATAGAATTGCACACAAATTGTGGATTGAATCTCGTCGGCCTTTAGCCTTAGCATTACACTCTAGGATTGCGGATGTTTTCTCCGTGGATATACATCCTGCGGCGAAGATTGGGAAAGGGATATTGTTTGATCATGCTACTGGGGTTGTGGTAGGAGAAACTGCAGTGATTGGTAACAATGTATCGATTTTGCATCATGTAACGTTAGGTGGGACGGGGAAATCGGGAGGCGATAGGCACCCGAAGATTAGTGATGGGGTGTTGATTGGTGCTGGGGCGACTATACTAGGGAATATCAAGATTGGTGAAGGAGCTAAAATTGGTGCTGGGTCTGTTGTGCTAATTGATGTGCCTGCAAGAACTACAGCTGTGGGTAACCCTGCTAGATTAGTTGGTGGGAAAGAAAAACCTTCTATGCATGAAGATGTACCTGGGGAGTCTATGGATCATACTTCTTTTATATCTGAATGGTCTGATTATATCATATAA